A window from Cryptomeria japonica chromosome 1, Sugi_1.0, whole genome shotgun sequence encodes these proteins:
- the LOC131053523 gene encoding beta-hexosaminidase 2, whose translation MKILRAVYLSTLLCAVLRIAEFADEGEQAYVWPKPISIKWGKPSESIPLSPKFRIISPPHKNLRNAVERYRRLIFSERWIPIQSSAYEILGSSPLAGGPPLENLIVQVRDLQADLQHGVDESYTLAVLSGGSANLTAQTPWGAMRGLETFSQLVRYSSGSPLVIQRPVMIVDRPLYPHRGVLLDTGRNFFPVRDILRTIRAMSFNKLNVFHWHITDSQSFPLELVSEPGLARAGAYSPAMQYSGEDVRRIVEYGRDQGVRVVPEIDIPGHSASWAGAYPDIVTCAGMFWSEPGTNWSNRLASEPGAGQLNPLEPKTYQVVKNVVDEVATLFPENFYHGGADEVVPGCWKTNPKIQKFVANGGSFDELLEKFVSTTHPYITALNNKTAVYWEDVLLDDTVKVKPQILPKETTILQTWNNGPNNKKRITAAGYRAIVSSADFFYLDCGHGGWVGNDSSYDKLIENPNGGSWCAPYKTWQRIYDYDIVYGLSKEEAQLVLGGEVAIWSEQADGTVLDGRLWPRASAMAESLWSGNRDSSGKKRYADAMGRLNEWRYRMVERGINAEPLQPLWCLRNPGMCNLNQ comes from the exons ATGAAGATACTAAGGGCTGTATATTTGTCGACGCTTCTCTGTGCAGTGCTGCGAATAGCAGAGTTTGCAGACGAGGGAGAACAAGCATACGTTTGGCCAAAGCCAATTTCTATTAAATGGGGGAAACCCTCTGAGTCAATTCCCCTATCCCCAAAATTCCGGATCATCAGTCCTCCAcacaaaaatctcagaaatgcgGTCGAACGCTACAGGCGCCTCATTTTCTCAGAGCGCTGGATTCCAATTCAGTCATCCGCCTATGAGATATTAGGGTCTTCTCCACTGGCGGGCGGTCCTCCATTGGAAAACCTGATCGTCCAGGTCCGTGATCTGCAGGCCGATTTACAGCATGGGGTGGACGAGTCCTACACTTTGGCAGTCCTCAGTGGTGGGTCGGCCAATCTGACGGCCCAGACGCCATGGGGAGCCATGCGTGGCCTAGAGACCTTCTCGCAGCTCGTGCGATATTCTTCTGGTTCCCCGCTCGTTATTCAGCGCCCGGTTATGATTGTGGACCGCCCGCTCTACCCGCACAGAGGGGTTTTGCTGGACACAGGTCGGAACTTTTTCCCTGTCAGAGACATTCTACGGACTATAAGGGCTATGAGTTTCAATAAGCTCAATGTATTCCACTGGCACATCACTGATTCGCAGTCGTTTCCACTGGAGTTAGTGTCCGAGCCGGGCCTGGCCAGGGCAGGAGCCTACTCGCCCGCAATGCAATATTCAGGGGAAGACGTGCGACGAATTGTTGAATACGGGCGAGACCAGGGCGTCCGCGTCGTTCCGGAAATCGACATCCCAG GTCACTCGGCATCGTGGGCAGGTGCATACCCAGACATTGTGACCTGTGCGGGCATGTTCTGGTCGGAGCCGGGCACCAACTGGAGCAATCGCCTAGCCTCCGAGCCAGGCGCCGGGCAGCTAAACCCTCTCGAACCCAAAACGTACCAGGTCGTAAAGAACGTTGTGGACGAAGTAGCGACCCTCTTCCCTGAAAATTTCTATCATGGGGGCGCGGATGAGGTAGTCCCCGGGTGCTGGAAAACCAACCCAAAGATCCAAAAATTTGTGGCGAATGGAGGTAGCTTCGATGAATTACTCGAAAAATTCGTGTCCACAACCCATCCATACATAACAGCCCTCAATAACAAGACCGCAGTGTACTGGGAGGACGTCCTGCTGGACGACACAGTTAAGGTGAAACCCCAGATTTTGCCCAAAGAGACCACCATTCTTCAGACGTGGAACAACGGCCCCAACAATAAAAAGCGTATTACGGCGGCCGGGTACAGGGCCATCGTTTCGTCCGCGGATTTCTTCTATTTGGATTGTGGGCACGGGGGCTGGGTGGGCAACGATAGCAGCTACGATAAGCTCATCGAAAACCCTAATGGCGGATCGTGGTGTGCGCCCTACAAGACGTGGCAACGGATCTATGACTATGATATTGTGTATGGTCTGAGCAAGGAGGAAGCTCAGCTTGTTTTGGGAGGAGAAGTGGCCATCTGGTCTGAACAGGCGGATGGGACAGTTTTGGACGGTCGGTTATGGCCCAGAGCTTCTGCAATGGCGGAGTCATTGTGGTCGGGAAATAGGGATTCGAGTGGGAAAAAAAGATATGCAGATGCCATGGGCAGGTTGAACGAGTGGCGATATCGAATGGTGGAAAGGGGAATCAATGCAGAGCCACTTCAACCGCTCTGGTGTCTTAGAAATCCGGGCATGTGTAATCTGAACCAGTAA